The following are encoded together in the Cololabis saira isolate AMF1-May2022 chromosome 5, fColSai1.1, whole genome shotgun sequence genome:
- the LOC133443839 gene encoding sodium- and chloride-dependent GABA transporter 2-like: MENVSKVEPSNGDTRPLDVLPSTEEKITDRDQWGNKLEFILSMAGNIIGLGNVWRFPYLCYKNGGGAFFIPYLIFLFTCGIPLFFLETALGQYTSEGSITCWRKVCPLFEGLGYATQVIIGLLNIYYIVVLAWALFYLSNSFTMDLPWASCNNTWNTNSCMEFQRGNSSINHHENVTSSVIEFWERKVLRISSGIHQIGSLNWDLVICVAIAWVLCYFCIWKGVKSTGKVVYFTATFPYVMMVVLLIRAITLPGASGGIRFYLYPDVGRLSDPQVWVEAGSQIFFSYAICLGSLTALGSYNKYNNNCYRDCLWLCFLNSATSVIAGFAIFSILGFMSYEQNVPISEVAQSGPGLAFIAYPCAVSMMPFSPLWACCFFIMIIFLGLASQFVGMESMVTAMVDLNPSVFRRKNGRELFLLALTVVSFLIGLILLTEGGMYVFQLFDFYACSGMCLIFVAFFESIGIAWVYGADRFYDNIEDMIGYRPRSLLKYCWLFFTPATCFGTFVFALIKYSPLKYNKVYVYPWWGDGIGWVLALSSMLCIPLLMVVKLCSTPGTLRERLTILTTPSTDLPKMKREQETLLAIFAADGDHLQQKSPPTKDGYFPVEEKESHC, translated from the exons ATGGAGAACGTGTCCAAGGTGGAGCCCTCCAACGGGGACACCCGGCCTCTGGACGTTTTGCCCAGTACAGAGGAGAAAATCACAGACAGGGATCAGTGGGGCAACAAGCTTGAATTTATATTGTCAATGGCTGGAAATATTATTGGCCTGGGAAACGTCTGGCGTTTCCCTTACCTCTGTTATAAGAACGGAGGAG GGGCCTTTTTTATTCCATACCTCATCTTCTTGTTTACTTGTGGGATCCCCCTCTTCTTTCTGGAGACTGCTTTGGGTCAGTACACCAGCGAGGGAAGTATCACCTGCTGGAGGAAAGTCTGTCCGTTGTTTGAAG GATTGGGTTATGCCACCCAAGTGATTATTGGTCTGTTGAACATTTACTACATCGTGGTGTTAGCGTGGGCTCTCTTCTATCTGTCCAATTCCTTCACCATGGATCTGCCCTGGGCATCCTGCAACAACACGTGGAACACAA ATTCCTGTATGGAATTTCAGAGGGGAAATAGCTCCATCAATCACCATGAGAACGTCACCTCTTCTGTTATTGAGTTCTGGGA GCGCAAAGTGCTGAGAATTTCTTCAGGTATCCACCAGATTGGCTCTCTGAACTGGGATCTTGTTATTTGTGTGGCAATTGCATGGGTCCTCTGCTACTTCTGCATCTGGAAAGGAGTCAAATCCACTGGAAAG GTGGTTTACTTCACAGCAACCTTCCCGTATGTGATGATGGTTGTCCTGCTGATCAGAGCGATCACCCTGCCAGGAGCCTCCGGGGGAATCCGCTTCTACCTTTACCCAGATGTGGGAAGGCTGTCTGACCCACAA GTATGGGTGGAAGCTGGATCTCAGATCTTCTTCTCTTATGCCATCTGTTTGGGTAGCCTCACCGCTCTTGGAAGCTACAACAAATACAACAACAACTGCTACAG GGATTGTTTGTGGCTGTGTTTTCTGAACAGTGCCACCAGTGTTATTGCAGGCTTCGCCATCTTTTCCATCCTGGGTTTCATGTCCTACGAGCAAAACGTGCCCATATCAGAGGTGGCTCAATCCG GTCCTGGTTTGGCCTTCATAGCATATCCTTGTGCAGTTTCCATGATGCCTTTTTCCCCTTTATGGGCCTGCTGCTTCTTCATCATGATTATCTTTCTGGGACTAGCCAGTCAG TTTGTGGGCATGGAGAGCATGGTGACCGCCATGGTGGACTTGAATCCTTCTGTCTTCCGCCGTAAAAACGGCAGGGAGCTTTTCCTCCTGGCATTGACTGTGGTGTCCTTCCTCATCGGGCTCATCCTGCTGACGGAG GGAGGCATGTACGTTTTCCAGCTCTTCGACTTCTATGCATGCAGTGGGATGTGTTTGATTTTTGTGGCCTTTTTTGAATCGATTGGCATCGCTTGGGTTTATG GGGCTGATCGTTTCTATGACAACATCGAGGATATGATTGGCTATCGTCCCAGGTCTCTCCTGAAGTACTGCTGGCTGTTCTTCACCCCTGCAACATGCTTT GGAACCTTTGTCTTTGCATTGATCAAGTACTCACCGCTGAAGTACAACAAGGTGTATGTGTACCCATGGTGGGGGGATGGCATTGGCTGGGTTCTGGCTCTGTCCTCCATGCTCTGTATCCCTCTGCTGATGGTCGTGAAACTCTGCAGCACCCCAGGAACACTGAGAGAA CGCCTTACTATCTTAACCACTCCTTCCACTGACCTGCCTAAGATGAAACGAGAACAAGAGACACTGCTGGCCATCTTTGCAGCCGACGGGGACCACCTTCAACAGAAATCTCCTCCCACTAAGGATGGCTACTTCCCTGTTGAGGAAAAGGAATCTCATTGCTAA